In a single window of the Candidatus Rokuibacteriota bacterium genome:
- a CDS encoding tripartite tricarboxylate transporter substrate binding protein codes for MPRITRRWQVRALLALVALVAVGGGAGEAASQEKYPSRPIDFICTWGTGGGADAMARQIGSLAQPLLGVALPVSNVPGASGNTGLAQILGGKSDGYTVATYIQDTLMTIPMGLARHKVDDLEWITRTQVADSFLFVKSDGPFKTIQELFAHAKANPGKLRVGTTGFGSVDDVTVRYLEKRGYKMITVPYPKPGERYAATLGGHAEVLYEQAGDVLQYLKAGQLRPLLIFAEKRHPAFAEVPTSKELGIDITLPQFRGIVARKGTPPERIQALAGAFRKAMETPQWKKFAEEWYFAPDSYLGHDRFGRWVASEVDTLERLVKEFGLRK; via the coding sequence ATGCCGAGGATCACGAGGCGATGGCAGGTCCGGGCGCTGCTCGCGCTGGTGGCGCTCGTCGCGGTGGGGGGAGGCGCAGGGGAGGCGGCGAGCCAGGAGAAGTACCCCTCCCGTCCCATCGACTTCATCTGCACCTGGGGCACGGGCGGCGGCGCCGATGCCATGGCCCGCCAGATCGGCTCCCTGGCGCAACCGCTGCTCGGGGTGGCCCTGCCCGTCTCCAACGTCCCCGGGGCCTCGGGCAACACGGGGCTGGCCCAGATCCTCGGCGGCAAGAGCGACGGCTACACCGTCGCCACTTACATCCAGGACACGCTCATGACCATTCCCATGGGGCTGGCGCGCCACAAGGTGGACGACCTCGAGTGGATCACGCGCACCCAGGTGGCCGACTCCTTCCTGTTCGTGAAGTCCGACGGGCCCTTCAAGACCATCCAGGAGCTGTTCGCCCACGCCAAGGCGAACCCGGGCAAGCTCCGGGTGGGGACCACGGGCTTCGGCTCGGTGGACGACGTCACGGTGCGCTACCTCGAGAAGCGTGGCTACAAGATGATCACGGTGCCGTATCCCAAACCCGGCGAGCGCTACGCCGCCACGCTCGGGGGCCACGCCGAGGTGCTCTACGAGCAGGCGGGCGACGTGCTCCAGTACCTCAAGGCCGGCCAGCTCCGCCCCCTCCTCATCTTCGCCGAGAAGCGTCACCCCGCCTTCGCGGAGGTGCCCACCTCCAAGGAGCTCGGCATCGACATCACGCTGCCGCAGTTCCGCGGCATCGTGGCGCGCAAGGGGACGCCGCCCGAGCGCATCCAGGCGCTGGCCGGGGCCTTCCGGAAGGCCATGGAGACCCCGCAGTGGAAGAAGTTCGCCGAGGAGTGGTACTTCGCCCCGGACAGCTACCTCGGGCACGACCGCTTCGGCCGGTGGGTGGCGAGCGAGGTGGACACGCTCGAGCGGCTCGTCAAGGAGTTCGGGCTGCGCAAGTAG
- a CDS encoding ABC transporter substrate-binding protein, producing the protein MKCARRKGWRGAGLAMAAVGLAVMLGPAPVPAQAPPRKVTVVFASTNFPVGTSPANLPKTLGYWQEEGLDVELQGAAGSLPSLQMVLGGKGDVGVVQPITLFQMRPKGAKVKAFYTFIRHNWFYPVVLESSPILSIKDLKGKTIGVQSMGASMIPFMKLCLAEAGLDPEKDATFVGVGLGAGAAALLHQGKVDALALWSAQYALMENAGFKLRSFQDIAPLKHMSFAVSYVARDDWIRDNGEVAARLGRGWAKATLFALTNPEAAVRLHWKVYPQTRAAGDDDPTAMKKALTELWAGLNFMRVDTAPSKKWGLTTREEVEAYGKVLVRAKLMEGQPEGADQYFAPEMIDRINDFDQAKVIAQARAFKP; encoded by the coding sequence ATGAAATGCGCGAGACGGAAGGGGTGGAGAGGCGCGGGGCTCGCGATGGCAGCAGTCGGGCTCGCGGTGATGCTGGGGCCGGCGCCGGTGCCCGCCCAGGCGCCGCCCCGGAAGGTCACCGTGGTGTTCGCCAGCACCAACTTCCCCGTCGGGACCTCGCCGGCCAACCTGCCCAAGACCCTCGGCTACTGGCAGGAGGAGGGGCTCGACGTGGAGCTGCAAGGGGCGGCCGGCTCCCTGCCGTCGCTCCAGATGGTCCTGGGCGGCAAGGGGGATGTGGGCGTGGTCCAGCCCATCACGCTCTTTCAGATGCGCCCCAAAGGGGCCAAGGTCAAGGCTTTCTACACCTTCATCCGCCACAATTGGTTCTACCCCGTGGTCCTCGAGTCCAGCCCCATCCTGAGCATCAAGGACCTCAAGGGCAAGACGATCGGCGTCCAGAGCATGGGCGCCTCCATGATCCCCTTCATGAAGCTCTGCCTGGCGGAGGCGGGACTCGACCCCGAGAAGGACGCGACCTTCGTGGGCGTGGGCCTCGGGGCGGGCGCGGCCGCGCTCCTCCACCAAGGGAAGGTGGATGCCCTGGCCCTCTGGTCCGCCCAGTACGCGCTCATGGAGAACGCGGGGTTCAAGCTCCGGAGCTTCCAGGACATCGCGCCCCTCAAGCACATGTCCTTCGCCGTCTCCTACGTCGCCCGGGACGACTGGATCCGCGACAACGGCGAGGTGGCGGCGAGGCTCGGCCGCGGCTGGGCCAAGGCCACGCTCTTCGCTCTCACCAACCCGGAGGCGGCGGTGCGGCTGCACTGGAAGGTGTATCCGCAGACGCGGGCGGCGGGCGACGATGATCCCACGGCCATGAAGAAGGCGCTCACGGAGCTGTGGGCCGGACTCAACTTCATGCGGGTGGACACGGCCCCGAGCAAGAAGTGGGGGCTGACCACGCGCGAGGAGGTCGAGGCCTACGGCAAGGTGCTCGTGCGGGCGAAGCTGATGGAGGGCCAGCCGGAGGGGGCCGACCAGTACTTCGCGCCCGAGATGATCGACCGGATCAATGACTTCGACCAGGCGAAGGTGATCGCGCAGGCCAGGGCCTTCAAGCCCTAG